One window from the genome of Alphaproteobacteria bacterium encodes:
- a CDS encoding NAD(P)-dependent oxidoreductase, with protein sequence MMASPLGFIGLGVMGGPMCRNLVTKSGLPVIAYDIRQEPLDRLAEAGARAVAGIVEVAAEADVIFLSLPGHAELEAVGSELLSAARRGSVVVDTSTVPVALTRDMAARFAKQGMDYADAPVARTRAAAEAGTLAVMVGAKDAVLARIRPHLACFASDISHCGGIGAGQVGKLMNNMVLFQSVVALSEALTIARRAGVDGERLFETLSTGSADSFALRNHGMKALMPGDFPERAFSARYALEDLRYAMQLAADGGVAVPGAETAASMLEAAIAAGHGDEYHPTILNVVEKRSGVSNSPANAR encoded by the coding sequence ATGATGGCGAGCCCACTTGGCTTCATCGGCCTCGGCGTCATGGGCGGGCCCATGTGCCGCAATCTGGTGACCAAGTCGGGACTGCCGGTAATTGCCTACGACATCCGCCAGGAGCCTCTCGACCGGCTTGCCGAAGCCGGCGCGCGCGCTGTCGCAGGCATCGTTGAGGTAGCGGCCGAGGCGGACGTGATCTTCCTGTCACTGCCCGGGCATGCGGAGCTGGAAGCCGTTGGCTCCGAGTTGCTCTCGGCCGCACGCCGGGGATCGGTCGTTGTCGATACCAGCACCGTTCCAGTGGCGCTGACCCGGGACATGGCGGCCCGCTTTGCAAAACAAGGCATGGACTACGCGGATGCTCCGGTAGCGCGTACGCGCGCGGCAGCCGAGGCGGGCACGCTTGCGGTCATGGTCGGTGCCAAGGATGCTGTGCTTGCACGCATTCGCCCGCACCTCGCCTGTTTTGCCAGCGACATCAGCCATTGCGGCGGCATCGGCGCGGGCCAGGTCGGCAAGCTGATGAACAACATGGTACTGTTCCAGAGCGTGGTCGCATTATCTGAAGCGCTAACCATCGCACGGCGCGCGGGCGTCGATGGCGAGCGCTTGTTCGAGACCCTGTCAACTGGCTCTGCCGACAGCTTCGCGCTGCGCAATCACGGCATGAAGGCGCTGATGCCGGGAGACTTTCCGGAACGTGCCTTCTCCGCCCGCTACGCCCTGGAAGACTTGCGCTATGCCATGCAGCTCGCAGCCGACGGCGGTGTCGCAGTGCCCGGCGCCGAAACCGCCGCGAGCATGCTGGAAGCCGCTATCGCCGCCGGCCATGGCGACGAATACCACCCAACGATATTGAACGTGGTGGAAAAGCGTTCGGGCGTGTCCAACAGCCCCGCCAACGCCCGCTGA